One part of the Calditrichota bacterium genome encodes these proteins:
- a CDS encoding epoxyqueuosine reductase, with protein MERASPQELLPILRSFAMNNGAALFGACPINGVRDTFHFEPGEAEGLPYALSVAVRLSKAVLDGLRDGPTLLYKWHYRQANAHLDRLAFLLAGLLQQHGWQAVPVPASQVVDWQHQTGHLSHRHVAVAAGLGWLGRNNLLVTPAFGAQVRLVTVLTDMPVPNTEPLPFSCNECRACIAACPVHAIGETREEFAFQRCYDQVRAFAKSKSLGVYICGLCVRACPGLKRARAVDNAR; from the coding sequence GTGGAAAGGGCTTCTCCACAAGAGCTCCTCCCCATCTTGCGCTCATTTGCCATGAACAACGGCGCTGCGCTCTTCGGTGCATGCCCCATCAACGGCGTGCGCGACACTTTCCATTTCGAGCCTGGTGAGGCGGAAGGGCTACCCTATGCACTGTCCGTCGCCGTACGCCTGTCTAAGGCCGTGCTTGATGGCCTCCGCGACGGCCCCACCCTGCTCTACAAGTGGCACTATCGCCAGGCCAACGCCCATTTGGACAGACTGGCCTTCCTCCTTGCCGGGTTGCTTCAGCAGCACGGGTGGCAAGCGGTTCCGGTACCTGCCTCCCAAGTGGTAGACTGGCAGCATCAGACAGGCCACCTGTCGCACCGTCACGTGGCAGTTGCAGCCGGTCTTGGCTGGCTGGGGCGCAATAATCTCCTGGTCACCCCTGCCTTTGGTGCGCAGGTGCGCCTGGTGACCGTGCTCACCGACATGCCAGTGCCCAACACTGAACCTCTACCCTTCAGCTGCAACGAGTGCCGCGCCTGCATCGCCGCCTGTCCGGTACATGCCATCGGCGAAACGCGCGAGGAATTCGCTTTCCAACGATGCTACGACCAGGTGCGGGCTTTCGCCAAGAGCAAGAGTCTGGGCGTCTACATCTGCGGACTCTGTGTGCGCGCCTGCCCGGGGCTAAAACGGGCGCGGGCCGTGGACAACGCACGATGA